In one window of Helianthus annuus cultivar XRQ/B chromosome 17, HanXRQr2.0-SUNRISE, whole genome shotgun sequence DNA:
- the LOC110923730 gene encoding uncharacterized protein LOC110923730, with protein sequence MNLAISAWTMDVRANTIANCFRHCKLRSTDNMTFENSDEGGESTQELQNLIKELGYRNAMDVEDVVTHPEENVVAQLLTDEEIIESVIGINKDDIDEEDDESSTMEPPS encoded by the coding sequence ATGAATCTTGCAATTTCAGCATGGACTATGGATGTTCGTGCAAATACAATTGCGAACTGCTTTCGTCATTGTAAACTTCGATCAACAGATAACATGACTTTTGAGAACTCAGATGAAGGTGGTGAAAGCACTCAAGAACTCCAGAATTTGATCAAAGAGTTGGGTTATCGCAATGCAATGGATGTCGAAGATGTTGTGACTCACCCAGAAGAAAATGTAGTTGCGCAGTTGTTGACTGATGAAGAAATTATTGAAAGCGTTATTGGAATTAATAAAGATGATatcgatgaagaagatgatgaaagttCTACAATGGAGCCCCCTTCGTGA